TCAATCGCTTGGCTAAGTAGTCGCTGTTTAGCTATACGGCATTTCATTTCTTTTCATCTCCATTCTTCAGGTTTTTTCAGGTAGCTATTAAGTTAGCTATCGAGTTAGCTATTAAGGTTTTATTACCTTTTGCCCGGTCTCCTCAATGTTGAGAAAAGCCCTGTAACGCCGTTTTCTGTAACAATGCTTTCCGCAAGGAATAATTTAGCCCGAGCTTTATCATAACGGCGTTTTCGGATAACAATTCATCTACTCGTTTTAGTTCTGGTTCGGTTAAGAATTGGCGTATTTCTGCGTCTTTTGGATAGCCCCTTGCGGTTAGCCATTTCTTTTTACCCACGCCCAAAGTAACACGATAAACAAGATTATTTTCACGGCTATAGGCGTGGGGGTCGTCTTTGCCTTGTCGTTCTAAACTTGCCTTAATGGCATCATTTAGCCGTTGTTGGTCTTGTTTTAAATTCGCCCTTGAGCTAATCCACTTTCTCATATGATTAAACTCGTTAATGTAGGCTTCTTTAAACTGCATTGCTTTCTTGCCAGTAAAACCCATCACAAGCAAAGTAAAACCGTCTTGGGTCATTAGGTATATTGGTTGCCTTTTTCCTCTGTCATCTTTGTAATTTGACGGCTTAAAATTGAGCCGCCAAAATTCAGGCGAGCAATTCAATTCTTTAATAGCTCTTAAAATATTTTTATGTTGCTTGTCAAAGTAACTCGCCACTTTTAAGCTGTCGGTTAGTGCGGTCATTTCTTTGTTAAATAATTTAGGAAAAACCGCCCCATTAAAACACTCTTTCATCATTGTTCTGTTTCCTCTTGTTTTGGTTTAGTGGCTCAATTTGAGCGACTAAAATCACGCCTTAAAATTCGCTAAATAGGCTTGTTGCTCTTGCTCGGTCATCAAGCCTAAATCTCGCTTTACTCGCTCCCTGTTTAATAGGGCTATCGCCTTAATGGCTTCTTTTCGGTTGGCTAGGCGGTAAATCGTGTATTGCCCTAGTTCGCTTTGGGTGGTGGACTGAGTTTTAATCAGGGAAATGTTATGCTTGCTTTCCAATTCCGCCACTTCATTACGTCCGCTATTAATAAAATAGTTCATATCAATTTCACGCCCGCTAATCCCGTTAGGGTGGCT
Above is a window of Volucribacter amazonae DNA encoding:
- a CDS encoding Rha family transcriptional regulator codes for the protein MMKECFNGAVFPKLFNKEMTALTDSLKVASYFDKQHKNILRAIKELNCSPEFWRLNFKPSNYKDDRGKRQPIYLMTQDGFTLLVMGFTGKKAMQFKEAYINEFNHMRKWISSRANLKQDQQRLNDAIKASLERQGKDDPHAYSRENNLVYRVTLGVGKKKWLTARGYPKDAEIRQFLTEPELKRVDELLSENAVMIKLGLNYSLRKALLQKTALQGFSQH